From the genome of Torulaspora globosa chromosome 2, complete sequence, one region includes:
- the BLM10 gene encoding proteasome activator BLM10 (ancestral locus Anc_8.69) encodes MTASDDIKAPIPLKNKTLSQLKGLEMKNWRCNSSSGDDSSKRQRLLSPEQGLAAKARAKSATPRPGSPRLLNGMESEDILQQRLKHYGLDFVDDRAEHLQNIYDPNSKWFSRAVKPPFAVEECLPYKTETHKDQARYLCHVLVNLYIAIGSMDIQGLINISSKDLAELRSEIDTLALSTDLFRLSSDIVDSEAANNDITDFDEGEDEDDLYDENEFIDVVGPDFNATGKITAKSASIINVNHWTNEFKNCMHFEFPITLRKSLAKVYYYLSLVQGQKVYRQMHVDMFTSLVCPNDDETNFTDLLLDAGLVLDHKVMLEFLIEFLPYPDPDYVRYDVSLKEDLQLLRLLLKLAHSAKPFYDESDSSILRSTMKLLLSSLAPSSMSTVMPIITSFVPYHYSEEVRITDYFPFCFGLWSSLNPSVGIDTHMYDFIGTVVEDAHWRILKGSLTLEETANSNDHYLVFTEEQMSFIFNRLQNHLRADGQIHSYSRTVRPFIYALNGCKTERYFEKLTALAKSIETFVHPSNSGFWTKSISKFVHAFIKMYHTRSKKEQKNGTSQDITLNAHCNSKMVEIFLNLLVVGAQNKNNDVANHYISCLAYLLDLSPRNSDLIFQRVLADLYDALAGEYVNSSHRLIAALKQFNRVVRYMVEDSVYRVHVTNVLLMIVSKIDMNDIQLTSNIINGIVSISSFIPLQNFVQDDEYLSFASHTLPFIEQHYYHFKSSDITENFTFKEETLKIAFKASTSIFEDVLRIYIDKLFQLTDVDLEDGFVTKLNQTTMVMLESMDAKMFKIFAEMFQRKFWDNDCFKEKNPKYELVTIPLSALVRRDRSLSPLLFDLLVYNIRDQIARGAGSVRGSTEIQQRDIRLVLYLTALNEVIRQSHDCILNYSEKLMESMIYIYENITNPPLDVITSIIIHSTCATLTSTEVVDYRLFPEGSSIPLSERWGGLQFDNRKFLKENIEFEWHVPSDEEVTLAIRILDQLTNHCISRLDELMSQPAVNSGFVDSMQKYVLIITHALSGSSLLFDPDFNKNKPHTADSQTYREKLLLLKSVRDCNCDMQEVDIDIEQIRSTKGDGDYVDDKTGSTDSYDDETDAIKMKEILSQDMIMDLETDISEAPSGIATPEPGRHFEPGINSSMSSRLVFRDLDIYTCNYHFGITAAEKLLNPQYLQVHKLRAKIGRFFHKLYTFLSTKYENNTSIFQILLHGMKVWFTDVGQETIFNEDSSAFLDLDFLENIQALTDLTEPFTRTCLALRANEFHQARVLLRSTNRYPSSLETELMKDIIDLSTSVYPDIYKPAQGALVHCMKQFIGSYTIIIKKVLARMGKALDTQDYMKLEVILKVLMIKKINRKLVSDYNNLGQLVHLLVKCCKVNEFQIAMHADKIMNDIVNGLKIPSSVCILDERAIQELAPPDRSIDLQVKAVKLAKDKKREHYYSLLVDLQNDLIEVLNTEKNIGWKLPIFIMRFVTKIQSSLETKVNEGAIKAIFKQTETNHPDVIHLAVKSFLGIFDKLFSLANYNYDIANAYKSSFDPNFILEWDTSRSDFVAQFEKEKDNFDNPRFFIDSKMFVGWMCWGAPLKTVSPRIIKLELKKNERQVLACFGHIVTKKWLEATTSNLIQDNESHGVFSSGNVSFFVLVIYLISNGFMDCTLSDIIQLCRESYNRYDKASMIMSVEIFAALICGSKYMNSKDLLDRDNFVEKFLSDCLDHDLNQDAFGIWTTLCWWLPTVVDVRRCKTFYNHFAKIDRLLNINSDDPGHQASKLLMLRNIIMSMEYRTPAMMEILDSLVMDHRYDQVREAVAKLFASVIQNQSCPSWASVDELMTRENENANGLGIPIKRMPEATDRFIKQQFEKIAKESLKIADLTPQETLKTRYFYLTSTMVYWIKEMARGPNKILLIPYIADYIAPFLMQILKHKDVCKLAGLDPSMLYVGLSYLPIRKENIKRLVELLCDSRNMTSSFQIKLQLQFIQHFFSSQLLQLTNEERDAILKFVVSYLYHERFVEVRKKASEVLSDIVHNLGDSNDTLGDLVKLFDADLGQYSWEEKKRFSKTDVKVHGGILGLGAIISAFPYVFPLPKWIPRQLSELSSWARTNGTAGAAAKNVISEFKKVRTDTWKFDRLSFSTEELEDLEGVLWSSYYA; translated from the coding sequence ATGACAGCGTCGGATGATATAAAGGCTCCAATTCCGCTGAAGAATAAGACTTTGTCTCAATTGAAGGGACTTGAAATGAAAAACTGGAGATGCAACTCTAGTTCGGGCGATGACTCGTCAAAGAGACAACGGCTGCTATCACCGGAGCAGGGACTCGCCGCCAAAGCCAGAGCGAAGTCTGCGACTCCAAGGCCAGGTTCTCCACGATTACTTAATGGGATGGAGTCGGAAGACATTTTGCAACAAAGACTGAAGCACTACGGACTTGATTTTGTCGATGATCGGGCGGAGCATTTGCAGAACATATATGACCCAAACTCCAAATGGTTTAGCAGAGCGGTGAAACCGCCGTTTGCCGTCGAAGAGTGTCTGCCGTATAAGACTGAGACGCATAAGGACCAAGCCAGGTATCTTTGCCATGTGCTTGTGAACCTATACATCGCCATCGGCTCTATGGATATACAGGGACTGATAAACATTTCAAGTAAAGACTTGGCAGAGCTCAGAAGCGAGATAGATACTTTGGCGTTGAGTACGGATCTCTTTCGCTTATCAAGTGATATTGTCGACTCGGAGGCAGCCAACAATGATATCACCGATTTCGATGAGggtgaggatgaggacgatCTTTATGATGAAAACGAGTTCATTGATGTGGTTGGTCCGGATTTCAATGCGACTGGTAAGATTACTGCAAAATCTGCCTCTATTATCAACGTAAATCATTGGACTAACGAATTCAAGAACTGCATGCATTTTGAGTTCCCCATTACGTTGAGGAAATCTCTGGCGAAAGTTTATTATTATCTCTCCTTGGTTCAGGGTCAAAAGGTTTACAGGCAGATGCATGTCGATATGTTTACTTCTTTGGTTTGTCCGAATGACGATGAAACAAACTTCACCGACTTGCTGCTCGATGCTGGACTCGTACTGGATCACAAAGTAATGTTGGAGTTTTTGATCGAGTTTCTGCCCTATCCCGACCCCGATTATGTTCGTTACGATGTATCTTTGAAAGAGGATCTGCAGCTTTTaaggctgctgctgaaattggCGCATAGCGCTAAGCCATTTTACGATGAAAGCGACAGTAGTATTCTAAGAAGCACCATGAAGCTGCTGCTCTCTAGTCTCGCTCCATCTTCAATGTCGACTGTAATGCCCATAATTACATCTTTCGTTCCATACCATTACAGCGAGGAGGTTAGGATAACCGACTACTTCCCGTTTTGTTTTGGGCTTTGGAGCTCGCTAAATCCATCCGTAGGTATTGATACCCACATGTACGATTTTATCGGCACAGTGGTTGAGGACGCTCACTGGAGGATTTTGAAGGGTTCTCTCACGTTGGAAGAAACCGCTAATTCAAATGATCACTACTTGGTTTTCACGGAAGAACAAATGTCGTTTATTTTCAATAGGTTGCAGAATCACTTACGAGCAGATGGCCAGATACACTCCTATTCTCGGACGGTAAGACCTTTCATCTATGCTCTAAATGGTTGCAAAACAGAACGCTATTTCGAGAAGCTAACAGCTTTGGCTAAATCAATTGAGACATTTGTACATCCTTCCAACAGCGGATTCTGGACAAAATCAATATCGAAGTTTGTGCATGCATTTATCAAAATGTACCATACCAGAAGTAAGAAGGAGCAAAAGAACGGTACTTCTCAAGATATAACACTTAATGCTCATTGTAACTCCAAGATGGTCGAAATATTTCTGAACCTACTTGTAGTTGGTGCTCAAAACAAAAACAACGACGTGGCCAACCATTATATTTCCTGCCTCGCATATTTACTGGATTTATCACCACGTAACTCCGACCTTATATTTCAGAGAGTGTTAGCTGATCTTTACGACGCTCTGGCAGGTGAGTATGTCAATTCATCGCATAGGTTAATTGCGGCATTGAAACAGTTCAACCGAGTGGTGAGATACATGGTAGAAGATAGTGTTTACAGAGTGCATGTCACCAATGTATTACTTATGATTGTGTCAAAAATCGACATGAATGATATTCAACTCACAAGcaacatcatcaatggcattgtttcaatttcttccttcatCCCGCTACAGAATTTTGTGCAAGACGATGAGTATTTGTCATTTGCTTCACATACTCTTCCTTTCATTGAGCAACACTATTATCATTTTAAATCAAGTGATATCACTGAAAACTTTACGTTCAAAGAGGAGACTTTAAAAATAGCATTCAAAGCATCAACCagcatctttgaagacGTGCTTCGAATTTACATCGACAAGTTATTTCAACTTACCGATGTTGATCTAGAGGATGGGTTTGTGACCAAATTGAATCAGACAACAATGGTTATGCTGGAGTCGATGGATGCAAAAATGTTCAAGATTTTCGCTGAGATGTTTCAAAGGAAGTTTTGGGATAACGATTGTTTTAAGGAAAAGAATCCCAAATATGAGCTCGTAACTATCcctctttcagctctgGTTCGGAGAGACAGAAGCTTAAGTCCTCTTTTATTTGATCTCCTGGTTTACAACATTCGAGATCAGATTGCAAGAGGAGCCGGCTCAGTCCGAGGGTCCACGGAGATTCAACAGAGAGACATTAGACTTGTCCTCTATTTGACTGCATTGAATGAAGTCATAAGACAGTCTCATGACTGCATTCTAAACTacagtgaaaaattgatgGAGTCTATGATTTACATATATGAGAATATTACGAATCCACCGCTGGATGTCATAACTTCGATAATAATCCACAGCACTTGCGCTACTCTCACGAGCACGGAGGTCGTCGATTATCGCCTTTTCCCTGAGGGATCAAGTATTCCATTGTCGGAGAGGTGGGGAGGTCTGCAATTTGATAATCGCAAATTTCTCAAGGAAAACATTGAATTTGAGTGGCATGTACCTTCCGATGAAGAGGTTACACTGGCAATTCGGATTTTAGATCAGTTGACTAATCATTGCATCTCACGGCTCGATGAACTGATGTCGCAACCAGCGGTCAATTCAGGATTTGTCGATAGTATGCAGAAGTATGTGCTGATAATTACCCACGCCCTTTCAGGTTCAAGCCTTCTTTTTGATCCTGATTTCAATAAGAACAAGCCACATACCGCCGACTCCCAGACATATAGGGAGAAGCTACTACTGTTGAAGAGCGTTCGTGATTGCAATTGTGACATGCAGGAGGTTGACATTGATATTGAGCAAATCAGGTCTACTAAAGGCGATGGCGACTACGTCGATGACAAAACCGGCAGCACTGACTCATACGATGATGAAACGGATGCCATCAAGATGAAAGAGATCTTGTCTCAGGACATGATTATGGACTTAGAAACCGATATTTCAGAAGCACCATCAGGGATAGCTACGCCTGAACCAGGTCGTCATTTTGAACCGGGTATCAACTCCTCCATGAGCTCTCGCTTAGTGTTCAGAGATCTCGATATATATACCTGCAACTATCACTTTGGGATCACCGCTGCtgaaaagcttctcaatcCACAATATCTGCAGGTTCATAAGTTGAGGGCAAAAATAGGACGCTTCTTTCACAAGTTGTACacttttctttcaacaaaataCGAGAATAATACAagcatttttcagattttATTACATGGAATGAAGGTATGGTTCACTGACGTGGGACAAGAAACTATCTTCAATGAAGATTCTAGCGCATTCCTCGACCTGGATTTCCTTGAGAACATTCAGGCTCTCACAGACTTGACTGAACCTTTTACAAGGACGTGTTTGGCGCTTAGAGCtaatgaatttcatcagGCAAGAGTCTTACTCCGTTCGACCAACCGTTACCCATCAAGCCTAGAAACAGAGCTGATGAAGGACATCATTGATCTCTCAACGTCGGTTTACCCAGACATTTATAAACCTGCTCAGGGGGCCTTGGTGCACTGCATGAAGCAATTCATAGGGTCATACACAATAATAATCAAAAAAGTCCTAGCCCGCATGGGAAAAGCCCTTGACACACAGGATTACATGAAGCTAGAGGTAATACTAAAGGTTTTAATGATTAAAAAGATAAATCGAAAACTGGTCTCCGACTATAACAATTTGGGTCAACTTGTTCATTTACTAGTTAAGTGTTGTAAGGTGAATGAGTTTCAGATTGCTATGCACGCCGATAAAATCATGAATGACATCGTCAACGGTCTCAAAATACCTTCCAGCGTTTGCATCCTCGATGAAAGAGCCATCCAGGAGCTGGCACCACCAGATCGTTCCATAGACTTGCAAGTGAAGGCCGTAAAGCTTGCAAAAGATAAAAAGCGCGAGCATTATTATTCGCTTCTGGTGGATCTTCAGAATGATCTGATCGAAGTGTTGAACACAGAGAAGAACATCGGCTGGAAATTGCCTATATTCATAATGCGTTTTGTCACCAAAATTCAATCTAGTTTGGAAACAAAGGTCAACGAAGGGGCGATCAAAGCGATTTTTAAGCAAACTGAAACCAATCACCCCGATGTTATTCATCTTGCAGTTAAATCCTTCTTGGGAATATTTGACAAACTTTTTTCCCTGGCGAATTATAACTATGACATCGCGAATGCCTACAAAAGCTCTTTTGATCCTAATTTCATTCTAGAATGGGACACATCCAGGTCAGATTTTGTCGCCCAGTTCgagaaagaaaaggatAATTTCGACAATCCTCGTTTCTTCATAGACTCTAAAATGTTTGTCGGATGGATGTGCTGGGGAGCGCCTTTGAAAACTGTGAGTCCAAGAATTATTAAGCTtgaactgaagaaaaatgagCGGCAAGTTCTTGCCTGTTTTGGTCACATCGTCACGAAGAAATGGTTAGAAGCAACCACGTCTAACTTGATACAGGACAATGAATCCCATGGTGTGTTCAGCAGTGGTAATGTCTCCTTTTTTGTTTTGGTTATTTATCTGATCTCAAACGGTTTCATGGATTGTACTTTGAGCGACATAATTCAGCTATGCCGTGAGAGCTACAACAGATATGACAAAGCATCAATGATTATGTCGGTTGAAATatttgctgctttgatcTGTGGCAGCAAGTACATGAATTCAAAGGACCTTCTAGACAGGGACAACTTCGTCGAGAAATTTCTTTCCGACTGCTTAGATCATGATTTGAATCAAGATGCATTTGGAATCTGGACAACGCTTTGTTGGTGGCTACCGACAGTTGTTGACGTCAGAAGATGTAAAACTTTCTACAATCATTTCGCCAAGATTGATCGACTACTGAACATAAACTCTGATGATCCAGGCCATCAAGCTTCTAAGCTATTAATGTTGCGAAACATAATCATGAGCATGGAGTATAGAACACCCGCTATGATGGAAATACTTGACTCACTTGTGATGGACCATCGATATGATCAAGTGAGAGAAGCAGTCGCAAAGTTATTTGCCTCGGTTATACAAAATCAGAGCTGCCCGTCCTGGGCCTCTGTTGATGAGCTAATGACAAGGGAAAACGAGAATGCAAACGGACTTGGCATACCAATCAAACGAATGCCTGAAGCTACCGATCGGTTCATTAAGCAAcaatttgaaaaaatcgCCAAAGAGAGCCTGAAGATTGCTGACTTGACGCCTCAAGAGACATTGAAAACGAGATATTTCTATCTGACTTCCACAATGGTTTACTGGATCAAGGAAATGGCACGGGGTCCGAACAAGATTCTCTTGATTCCTTATATCGCTGACTACATTGCGCCTTTTTTAATGCAAATTCTCAAACACAAAGACGTCTGCAAGCTCGCAGGTTTGGATCCTTCAATGCTGTACGTTGGGCTATCATATCTACCCATCAGGAAAGAGAATATCAAAAGACTAGTAGAGTTACTATGCGACTCGAGGAACATGACCTCCTCTTTCCAAATAAAGCTTCAATTGCAGTTCATTCAAcacttcttctcatcgcAGTTGTTACAGCTAACCAACGAGGAAAGAGATGCTATCCTCAAATTTGTAGTCAGCTACCTGTATCATGAGAGGTTTGTGGAAGTAAGGAAGAAAGCAAGCGAGGTTTTATCTGACATTGTGCACAACCTGGGAGATTCGAACGACACACTCGGTGACCTGGTTAAGCTCTTTGACGCAGACCTAGGTCAGTACTCGTgggaggaaaagaagagattctCGAAAACAGATGTGAAGGTACATGGCGGCATCCTCGGTTTGGGTGCCATCATTTCAGCGTTCCCATATGTGTTTCCGCTTCCCAAATGGATCCCGAGACAACTCAGTGAGCTGTCTTCGTGGGCCAGAACGAATGGCACCGCAGGAGCCGCTGCCAAGAATGTCATTAGcgagttcaagaaagttAGAACAGACACATGGAAGTTCGACCGTCTCTCCTTCAGCACGGAGGAATTAGAGGACCTGGAAGGCGTTCTGTGGAGCAGCTACTACGCTTAG
- the SMC1 gene encoding cohesin subunit SMC1 (ancestral locus Anc_8.68) — protein sequence MGRLVGLELHNFKSYKGTVKVGFGDSNFTSIIGPNGSGKSNMMDAISFVLGVRSRHLRSSAVKDLIYRGVVAEDDEDRDVESEDSPATAHVKAFYMKGDLTVELSRHISKNGDTMYKMNGEAVSYKRYADFLEEENILIKAKNFLVFQGDVVQIASQSAVELTNLLEEVSGSIQYKKEYDMLKEKVETLGQSTAEMIKNRRRIHAEMRTYKEGINKNEEFEKQVNRKVELEKHQALWQLYELEQRKSENKQKLSECENRMKTLKGKIASEEKRLEKAKAALVRENALITKQKSTLTYKIKDKEQVEGQLLPIRLSQRTATKRISNLENRIEAMKRDIERQQSYVERFRNQLQVVTRAKETYEAEIRNSNKQSQDYQLSDDDLKLYASLKESYLSSGGFSIENRTSLLENTRKEILDDVELIRKRQDISKNRIADELSPAKETLQLQISELEASLNEKNSLQSDEIKELKRLQSAIESSSNKEYDLNQKLRETLIKIDDLSANQRETNNERKLRENVATLKRFFPGVRGLVCDLCQPKKEKYALSVSTVLGRNFDSIIVDTLAVAQDCIAYLKKQRAGVASFIPLDTIDVETPSLPVSESLGCILSLNAITFDPEYERAMQYVCSDSIICDTLEVAKDLKWNKNVKAKLVTLEGALINRAGLMTGGISKESTNRWDKEEYQSLMNLKDRLLAQIEETASYSRACSSRARELEGSISILNAETSSLRTQIAQSKRNLQDLNTDISYHQNLIRDDYGPRISEFQQKLDATNKSLEDVEKEKNNLQAEIFREFTDRLGFSIKEYEAHYGDLKRQQSKELQELQKQILNVENKLQFENERLTATSKRFEKSQTDLRSAVAELQSLQQQEEAIDAEVKKFDEGIRSYREKLKELEAKVAEKQRSMGSAEELLAEHHATLENLRRERDESQDLLEKEDLERMCVLKNCKLSSIEIPINSDIDLQSLPIDRLDSEAIRISSAIEIDYDSLPAKYKNKNEDAVRKEFEKNLKQIDETLSCLQPNAKATDRFNEAQHKFSSISAETEQLRKEEKKVLAQFMKIKKKRKTLFEKAFEYVSDHIDSVYRELTKNPNTTSELAGGSASLTLEDEDEPFNAGIRYHATPPLKRFKDMEYLSGGEKTVAALALLFTINAYQPSPFFVLDEVDAALDTANVERIATYIKRHGNSNLQFIVISLKNSMFEKSDGLVGVYRQQELNTSRVVTLNLKNYAD from the coding sequence ATGGGTCGACTCGTTGGGCTGGAGTTGCATAACTTCAAATCCTACAAAGGGACTGTGAAAGTGGGATTTGGAGATTCGAATTTCACGAGTATCATCGGGCCTAATGGTTCGGGGAAATCGAACATGATGGATGCGATCTCCTTCGTGCTTGGTGTTAGGAGCAGGCATCTGAGATCGAGCGCTGTGAAAGATCTGATCTATCGCGGGGTAGTGgcagaagatgacgaagaccGTGATGTTGAGTCAGAGGATAGTCCTGCCACTGCTCATGTCAAAGCTTTCTACATGAAGGGCGATCTGACGGTAGAATTGAGCAGGCACATATCGAAGAATGGAGATACAATGTATAAGATGAACGGCGAGGCAGTCAGTTATAAGAGATAcgcagatttcttggaagaagagaacatCTTAATTAAGGCTAAGAATTTCTTGGTGTTTCAAGGTGACGTTGTCCAAATAGCCTCTCAGTCAGCTGTCGAACTGACAAatcttttggaagaagttTCGGGGTCGATTCAATACAAGAAAGAGTATGATatgctgaaagagaaagtGGAAACACTTGGACAATCTACAGCGgaaatgatcaagaacaggCGAAGAATCCACGCTGAGATGAGGACCTACAAGGAAGGTATCAATAAGAATGAAGAGTTCGAGAAGCAGGTCAATCGCAAGGTAGAACTTGAGAAGCATCAAGCACTATGGCAATTATATGAGCTGGAACAACGGAAGTCAGAGAACAAGCAGAAATTATCCGAATGCGAGAATCGAatgaaaactttgaaggGGAAGATTGCTAGcgaagagaaaagattagagaaagccaaagctgCTCTTGTCAGGGAAAACGCCCTAATCACAAAACAAAAGAGCACGTTGACGTATAAAATCAAAGATAAAGAACAAGTCGAGGGCCAGTTGTTGCCCATCAGGTTATCGCAGCGCACTGCTACCAAGCGCATTAGCAATTTAGAAAACAGAATTGAAGCTATGAAAAGAGATATTGAACGACAGCAGTCATATGTCGAAAGATTCAGAAATCAATTACAAGTTGTGACGAGAGCCAAGGAAACCTACGAAGCTGAAATTCGAAATTCAAATAAACAGTCACAAGATTATCAGCTaagtgatgatgatctGAAACTTTATGCGTCTCTCAAGGAGAGTTACCTGAGTTCTGGAGGGTTCTCAATAGAGAACAGAACATCATTACTCGAAAATACCCGGAAGGAAATTCTAGATGATGTTGAGCTAATTCGGAAGAGGCAGGATATTTCAAAGAATAGAATTGCTGACGAGCTGTCTCCAGCAAAGGAGACACTGCAATTACAAATCAGCGAGTTAGAGGCAAGTTTAAACGAAAAAAACTCGTTACAAAGTGATGAaatcaaggaattgaaACGTCTTCAATCTGCAATCGAGTCTTCAAGTAATAAGGAATACGATTTGAACCAGAAACTCAGGGAGACGTTAATAAAAATCGACGACTTAAGTGCCAATCAGCGAGAGACGAACAATGAAAGGAAACTAAGAGAGAATGTGGCAACGTTGAAAAGGTTCTTTCCTGGTGTTAGAGGACTAGTCTGCGATCTTTGTCagccaaagaaagaaaagtACGCTCTGTCTGTTTCCACTGTCCTGGGTAGGAATTTTGATTCGATTATCGTCGATACTCTAGCAGTCGCTCAAGATTGTATTGCTTATTTAAAGAAGCAACGGGCTGGCGTCGCTTCATTCATCCCGCTGGATACAATCGATGTCGAAACACCTTCGCTCCCGGTTTCTGAAAGCTTGGGCTGCATTCTGTCACTTAATGCTATAACGTTTGACCCAGAATATGAAAGAGCTATGCAATATGTTTGTTCGGACTCAATTATTTGTGACACTTTAGAAGTCGCAAAGGATCTCAAATGGAACAAGAACGTCAAGGCAAAGCTGGTAACTTTGGAGGGGGCACTGATAAATAGAGCAGGCTTAATGACAGGTGGtatttcaaaagaatcgACTAATCGTTGggacaaagaagaatatcagagcttgatgaacttgaaagaCAGGCTATTGGctcaaattgaagaaaccgcCTCATATAGTCGAGCTTGCTCCTCACGAGCTCGAGAACTTGAAGGCAGCATATCTATACTGAACGCCGAGACTTCCAGTCTGCGAACACAAATCGCTCAATCGAAGCGGAATTTACAAGATCTGAACACTGACATCAGTTATCACCAGAATCTAATACGAGATGATTACGGTCCAAGAATTTCAGAATTTCAGCAAAAACTCGATGCTACCAACAAATCCCTGGAAGACGTTGAAAAGGAAAAAAATAACCTGCAAGCTGAGATATTTCGAGAGTTCACTGATAGACTGGGTTTCAGCATAAAGGAATACGAAGCTCACTATGGAGATCTGAAGAGACAACAAAGTAAAGAATTGCAAGAATTACAAAAGCAGATTTTGAATGTCGAAAACAAGCTGCAGTTCGAAAACGAGAGGTTGACTGCGACgtcaaagagatttgaGAAGAGCCAAACCGACCTTCGGAGTGCGGTTGCTGAGCTGCAGTCGCTGCAGCAACAGGAGGAAGCAATCGATGCGgaggtcaagaaattcGATGAAGGCATTAGGAGTTATCgagaaaagttgaaggagCTTGAAGCAAAAGTAGCTGAAAAGCAACGTAGCATGGGCTCGgctgaagaactgcttGCAGAACACCATGCCACTCTAGAGAATTTGAGAAGGGAAAGAGACGAATCTCAAGATTTactggagaaagaggatCTCGAAAGAATGTGCGTTCTAAAAAACTGCAAACTATCCAGTATAGAAATTCCGATCAACTCCGACATTGATCTCCAAAGCCTGCCAATTGATAGGCTTGACAGCGAGGCCATTCGAATCTCCTCCGCAATTGAAATTGACTACGATTCTTTGCCGGCCAAATACAAGAACAAAAACGAGGATGCTGTACGGAAGgagtttgagaagaacCTAAAGCAGATTGACGAAACGCTCAGCTGTTTACAACCAAATGCCAAAGCGACAGACAGGTTCAATGAAGCACAGCACAAGTTCAGTTCCATTAGCGCCGAGACAGAGCAACTTaggaaagaagagaagaaagtgCTGGCACAGTTCatgaagatcaagaaaaagagaaagaccTTATTCGAGAAAGCATTTGAGTACGTTAGCGATCACATCGATTCAGTGTACAGAGAACTGACCAAGAATCCAAATACCACCAGCGAGCTTGCAGGTGGCAGTGCCTCTTTGAcgctcgaagatgaagacgaacCATTCAACGCGGGAATCAGATACCACGCCACTCCACCGCTTAAGAGGTTCAAGGATATGGAATATCTGTCAGGTGGGGAGAAAACAGTGGCAGCACTCGCACTTCTCTTCACCATAAATGCATACCAGCCGAGCCCATTTTTCGTTCTAGATGAAGTTGACGCTGCTTTAGATACCGCCAACGTGGAGAGGATCGCCACCTACATCAAGAGGCATGGTAACTCTAATCTCcaattcatcgtcatctcgctgaagaactcgatGTTCGAAAAATCCGATGGTCTTGTCGGGGTCTACAGACAGCAGGAATTGAACACCTCCAGAGTTGTAACGTTAAACCTCAAGAACTACGCCGATTGA